From the genome of Canis lupus familiaris isolate Mischka breed German Shepherd chromosome 8, alternate assembly UU_Cfam_GSD_1.0, whole genome shotgun sequence, one region includes:
- the CHMP4A gene encoding charged multivesicular body protein 4a isoform X3, whose translation MSGLGRLFGRGLLDWTPGKKEKGPTPEEAIQKLKETEKILIKKQEFLEQKIQQELQMAKKHGIKNKRAALQALRRKKRLEQQLAQTDGTLSTLEFQREAIENATTNAEVLRTMELAAQGMKKAYQDMDIDKVDELMADITEQQEVAQQISDAISRPVGFGDVVDEDELLEELELLEQEELARDLLTVGDKEEEPPVELPSVPSTHLPVGPAPEADEDEAALKQLAEWVS comes from the exons ATGAGTGGTCTCGGCAGACTCTTCGGGAGGG GCCTGCTTGATTGGACtccagggaagaaggagaagggaccAACCCCTGAGGAGGCAATACAGAAactgaaggagacagagaagataTTGATAAAGAAACAGGAGTTTCTGGAGCAGAAGATTCAACAGGAGttacaaatggccaagaagcatGGGATCAAAAATAAGAGAG CCGCCCTACAGGCTTTGCGGAGGAAGAAAAGATTGGAACAGCAGCTGGCACAAACCGATGGGACATTATCCACCCTGGAGTTTCAGCGTGAGGCCATTGAGAATGCCACCACCAATGCAGAAGTGCTTCGTACCATGGAGCTTGCTGCCCAAGGCATGAAGAAGGCCTACCAGGACAT GGACATTGACAAGGTGGATGAACTGATGGCTGACATTACAGAACAACAAGAGGTGGCCCAGCAGATTTCAGATGCCATTTCTCGGCCTGTGGGCTTTGGAGATGTTGTAGATGAG GATGAGCTATTGGAAGAGCTAGAGTTGCTGGAGCAGGAGGAACTGGCTCGGGACTTGTTAACCGTGGGTGACAAAGAGGAAGAACCCCCCGTTGAACTGCCCAGTGTACCCTCTACACATCTGCCTGTGGGACCAG CTCCCGAAGCAGACGAAGATGAAGCAGCACTTAAGCAGTTGGCTGAGTGGGTATCCTGA
- the CHMP4A gene encoding charged multivesicular body protein 4a isoform X2: MSGLGRLFGRGLLDWTPGKKEKGPTPEEAIQKLKETEKILIKKQEFLEQKIQQELQMAKKHGIKNKRAALQALRRKKRLEQQLAQTDGTLSTLEFQREAIENATTNAEVLRTMELAAQGMKKAYQDMDIDKVDELMADITEQQEVAQQISDAISRPVGFGDVVDEDELLEELELLEQEELARDLLTVGDKEEEPPVELPSVPSTHLPVGPEAPEADEDEAALKQLAEWVS; this comes from the exons ATGAGTGGTCTCGGCAGACTCTTCGGGAGGG GCCTGCTTGATTGGACtccagggaagaaggagaagggaccAACCCCTGAGGAGGCAATACAGAAactgaaggagacagagaagataTTGATAAAGAAACAGGAGTTTCTGGAGCAGAAGATTCAACAGGAGttacaaatggccaagaagcatGGGATCAAAAATAAGAGAG CCGCCCTACAGGCTTTGCGGAGGAAGAAAAGATTGGAACAGCAGCTGGCACAAACCGATGGGACATTATCCACCCTGGAGTTTCAGCGTGAGGCCATTGAGAATGCCACCACCAATGCAGAAGTGCTTCGTACCATGGAGCTTGCTGCCCAAGGCATGAAGAAGGCCTACCAGGACAT GGACATTGACAAGGTGGATGAACTGATGGCTGACATTACAGAACAACAAGAGGTGGCCCAGCAGATTTCAGATGCCATTTCTCGGCCTGTGGGCTTTGGAGATGTTGTAGATGAG GATGAGCTATTGGAAGAGCTAGAGTTGCTGGAGCAGGAGGAACTGGCTCGGGACTTGTTAACCGTGGGTGACAAAGAGGAAGAACCCCCCGTTGAACTGCCCAGTGTACCCTCTACACATCTGCCTGTGGGACCAG AAGCTCCCGAAGCAGACGAAGATGAAGCAGCACTTAAGCAGTTGGCTGAGTGGGTATCCTGA
- the LOC480264 gene encoding magnesium-dependent phosphatase 1, translated as MARLPKLAVFDLDYTLWPFWVDTHVDPPFHRSSDGAVRDRRGQAVRLYPEVPDVLQQLQDLDVPVAAASRTGEIEGANQLLELFGLDRYFVHREIYPGSKVTHFERLQQKTGVGFSQMIFFDDEKRNIVDVSKLGVTCIHVQNGMNLQTLTQGLETFAKAQAGP; from the exons ATGGCGCGGCTCCCGAAGCTGGCGGTCTTCGATCTCG ATTACACGCTCTGGCCGTTCTGGGTGGACACGCACGTAGACCCCCCGTTCCACAGGAGCAG CGACGGGGCCGTCCGGGATAGGCGGGGCCAGGCCGTCCGGCTGTACCCAGAGGTGCCTGACGTCCTGCAGCAGTTGCAGGACCTTGACGTGCCCGTCGCGGCCGCTTCACG GACGGGGGAGATCGAAGGGGCCAACCAGCTACTGGAGCTCTTTGGCCTTGACAGATATTTTGTTCATCGGGAAATCTACCCAGGCAGCAAGGTCACTCACTTTGAGAG GTTGCAGCAGAAGACTGGAGTTGGTTTCTCCCAGATGATCTTCTTTGATGACGAGAAGCGGAATATCGTAGACGTCAGCAAACTAG GAGTTACCTGCATTCATGTCCAGAATGGAATGAATCTTCAAACCCTAACTCAAGGACTAGAGACATTTGCAAAGGCCCAAGCTGGGCCCTGA
- the CHMP4A gene encoding charged multivesicular body protein 4a isoform X5, giving the protein MMSRRGPKEGLAQACLSAEAAPSRGQGGSGGTRWGGGGPARVDMSGLGRLFGRGKKEKGPTPEEAIQKLKETEKILIKKQEFLEQKIQQELQMAKKHGIKNKRAALQALRRKKRLEQQLAQTDGTLSTLEFQREAIENATTNAEVLRTMELAAQGMKKAYQDMDIDKVDELMADITEQQEVAQQISDAISRPVGFGDVVDEDELLEELELLEQEELARDLLTVGDKEEEPPVELPSVPSTHLPVGPAPEADEDEAALKQLAEWVS; this is encoded by the exons ATGATGTCGCGGCGGGGCCCCAAGGAGGGATTGGCCCAGGCCTGCCTGAGCGCTGAGGCCGCACCCTCCCGGGGGCAAGGCGGAAGTGGCGGGACGCGGTGGGGCGGAGGCGGGCCCGCGAGGGTGGACATGAGTGGTCTCGGCAGACTCTTCGGGAGGG ggaagaaggagaagggaccAACCCCTGAGGAGGCAATACAGAAactgaaggagacagagaagataTTGATAAAGAAACAGGAGTTTCTGGAGCAGAAGATTCAACAGGAGttacaaatggccaagaagcatGGGATCAAAAATAAGAGAG CCGCCCTACAGGCTTTGCGGAGGAAGAAAAGATTGGAACAGCAGCTGGCACAAACCGATGGGACATTATCCACCCTGGAGTTTCAGCGTGAGGCCATTGAGAATGCCACCACCAATGCAGAAGTGCTTCGTACCATGGAGCTTGCTGCCCAAGGCATGAAGAAGGCCTACCAGGACAT GGACATTGACAAGGTGGATGAACTGATGGCTGACATTACAGAACAACAAGAGGTGGCCCAGCAGATTTCAGATGCCATTTCTCGGCCTGTGGGCTTTGGAGATGTTGTAGATGAG GATGAGCTATTGGAAGAGCTAGAGTTGCTGGAGCAGGAGGAACTGGCTCGGGACTTGTTAACCGTGGGTGACAAAGAGGAAGAACCCCCCGTTGAACTGCCCAGTGTACCCTCTACACATCTGCCTGTGGGACCAG CTCCCGAAGCAGACGAAGATGAAGCAGCACTTAAGCAGTTGGCTGAGTGGGTATCCTGA
- the NEDD8 gene encoding NEDD8, whose amino-acid sequence MLIKVKTLTGKEIEIDIEPTDKVERIKERVEEKEGIPPQQQRLIYSGKQMNDEKTAADYKILGGSVLHLVLALRGGGGLRQ is encoded by the exons ATGCTAATTAAAGTGAAG ACGCTGACCGGAAAGGAGATTGAGATTGACATTGAACCCACAGACAAG GTGGAGCGAATCAAGGAGCGtgtggaggagaaagagggaatcCCCCCACAGCAGCAGCGGCTCATCTATAGTGGAAAACAGAT GAATGATGAGAAGACAGCAGCTGATTACAAGATCTTAGGTGGTTCAGTCCTCCACCTGGTGTTGGCTCTGAGAGGAGGAGGTGGTCTTAGGCAGTGA
- the CHMP4A gene encoding charged multivesicular body protein 4a isoform X1, which produces MSGLGRLFGRGLLDWTPGKKEKGPTPEEAIQKLKETEKILIKKQEFLEQKIQQELQMAKKHGIKNKRAALQALRRKKRLEQQLAQTDGTLSTLEFQREAIENATTNAEVLRTMELAAQGMKKAYQDMDIDKVDELMADITEQQEVAQQISDAISRPVGFGDVVDEDELLEELELLEQEELARDLLTVGDKEEEPPVELPSVPSTHLPVGPGILVKEAPEADEDEAALKQLAEWVS; this is translated from the exons ATGAGTGGTCTCGGCAGACTCTTCGGGAGGG GCCTGCTTGATTGGACtccagggaagaaggagaagggaccAACCCCTGAGGAGGCAATACAGAAactgaaggagacagagaagataTTGATAAAGAAACAGGAGTTTCTGGAGCAGAAGATTCAACAGGAGttacaaatggccaagaagcatGGGATCAAAAATAAGAGAG CCGCCCTACAGGCTTTGCGGAGGAAGAAAAGATTGGAACAGCAGCTGGCACAAACCGATGGGACATTATCCACCCTGGAGTTTCAGCGTGAGGCCATTGAGAATGCCACCACCAATGCAGAAGTGCTTCGTACCATGGAGCTTGCTGCCCAAGGCATGAAGAAGGCCTACCAGGACAT GGACATTGACAAGGTGGATGAACTGATGGCTGACATTACAGAACAACAAGAGGTGGCCCAGCAGATTTCAGATGCCATTTCTCGGCCTGTGGGCTTTGGAGATGTTGTAGATGAG GATGAGCTATTGGAAGAGCTAGAGTTGCTGGAGCAGGAGGAACTGGCTCGGGACTTGTTAACCGTGGGTGACAAAGAGGAAGAACCCCCCGTTGAACTGCCCAGTGTACCCTCTACACATCTGCCTGTGGGACCAG gtaTCCTTGTCAAAGAAGCTCCCGAAGCAGACGAAGATGAAGCAGCACTTAAGCAGTTGGCTGAGTGGGTATCCTGA
- the CHMP4A gene encoding charged multivesicular body protein 4a isoform X4, which produces MMSRRGPKEGLAQACLSAEAAPSRGQGGSGGTRWGGGGPARVDMSGLGRLFGRGKKEKGPTPEEAIQKLKETEKILIKKQEFLEQKIQQELQMAKKHGIKNKRAALQALRRKKRLEQQLAQTDGTLSTLEFQREAIENATTNAEVLRTMELAAQGMKKAYQDMDIDKVDELMADITEQQEVAQQISDAISRPVGFGDVVDEDELLEELELLEQEELARDLLTVGDKEEEPPVELPSVPSTHLPVGPGILVKEAPEADEDEAALKQLAEWVS; this is translated from the exons ATGATGTCGCGGCGGGGCCCCAAGGAGGGATTGGCCCAGGCCTGCCTGAGCGCTGAGGCCGCACCCTCCCGGGGGCAAGGCGGAAGTGGCGGGACGCGGTGGGGCGGAGGCGGGCCCGCGAGGGTGGACATGAGTGGTCTCGGCAGACTCTTCGGGAGGG ggaagaaggagaagggaccAACCCCTGAGGAGGCAATACAGAAactgaaggagacagagaagataTTGATAAAGAAACAGGAGTTTCTGGAGCAGAAGATTCAACAGGAGttacaaatggccaagaagcatGGGATCAAAAATAAGAGAG CCGCCCTACAGGCTTTGCGGAGGAAGAAAAGATTGGAACAGCAGCTGGCACAAACCGATGGGACATTATCCACCCTGGAGTTTCAGCGTGAGGCCATTGAGAATGCCACCACCAATGCAGAAGTGCTTCGTACCATGGAGCTTGCTGCCCAAGGCATGAAGAAGGCCTACCAGGACAT GGACATTGACAAGGTGGATGAACTGATGGCTGACATTACAGAACAACAAGAGGTGGCCCAGCAGATTTCAGATGCCATTTCTCGGCCTGTGGGCTTTGGAGATGTTGTAGATGAG GATGAGCTATTGGAAGAGCTAGAGTTGCTGGAGCAGGAGGAACTGGCTCGGGACTTGTTAACCGTGGGTGACAAAGAGGAAGAACCCCCCGTTGAACTGCCCAGTGTACCCTCTACACATCTGCCTGTGGGACCAG gtaTCCTTGTCAAAGAAGCTCCCGAAGCAGACGAAGATGAAGCAGCACTTAAGCAGTTGGCTGAGTGGGTATCCTGA